From one Rhizobium rosettiformans genomic stretch:
- a CDS encoding PIN domain-containing protein, which yields MISTFTAFIDANVFYGARLRSLVLFVAQSKIFRARWSNEVHDEWVRNLVKNRPDLKESDLDRTRQLMNSAVPDCLVEGYEPLIAGLQLPDENDRHVLAAAIQTRANVIVTFNQRDFPQDAISRFGLHTKHPDDFLVDAYNLSPEDFVDAVQSDFGHYGKPPLVYEEYLESLAKAGVPKLAKILQPFKVLMPTDGDGMV from the coding sequence ATGATTTCAACCTTCACCGCGTTCATAGATGCCAATGTTTTTTACGGCGCGAGGCTGCGAAGCCTCGTGCTTTTTGTCGCACAGTCCAAAATCTTCCGTGCCCGCTGGTCGAACGAGGTGCATGACGAATGGGTTCGAAATCTCGTCAAGAACCGTCCGGATCTCAAAGAGAGCGATCTTGATCGCACCCGACAACTGATGAACAGCGCGGTACCCGACTGCCTTGTCGAGGGCTATGAGCCTCTCATTGCCGGACTTCAGCTCCCCGATGAGAATGATCGCCATGTACTGGCAGCAGCCATTCAAACGCGAGCAAACGTCATCGTGACGTTCAATCAAAGAGACTTCCCGCAGGATGCGATTTCGCGGTTCGGGCTCCATACCAAGCATCCGGATGATTTCCTGGTCGACGCATACAATCTGTCACCGGAGGATTTTGTCGACGCCGTGCAAAGTGATTTCGGCCACTACGGCAAACCGCCTCTGGTCTACGAGGAATACCTGGAAAGCCTGGCGAAGGCCGGAGTGCCCAAGCTCGCGAAAATTCTTCAGCCGTTCAAAGTGCTCATGCCAACTGATGGCGACGGAATGGTCTAG
- a CDS encoding helix-turn-helix domain-containing protein: protein MLALMDQTREPFVADEAEAVIARKAADKLKAVAEANVGVKITVDGKEDEKIIVPLPARAVAFIYEVLEAMANRTPMSLIPHDAELTTQQAADYLNVSRPHLIRQLEANKLQYRKVGSHRRVRFADLIDYERACRHEQKKALVDLNDEAKRLGLE from the coding sequence ATGCTTGCACTCATGGATCAGACGCGTGAGCCGTTTGTCGCCGATGAGGCTGAAGCGGTGATCGCAAGAAAGGCTGCCGACAAATTGAAGGCTGTCGCAGAAGCGAATGTAGGCGTCAAAATCACGGTCGACGGCAAAGAGGACGAAAAGATCATCGTTCCACTGCCGGCTCGCGCCGTTGCGTTCATCTATGAGGTTCTCGAGGCGATGGCGAACAGGACGCCCATGTCCCTGATCCCGCATGATGCGGAGCTTACCACGCAGCAGGCTGCGGACTATCTAAACGTCTCTCGCCCCCACCTGATCCGTCAGCTCGAAGCCAATAAGCTTCAGTATCGCAAAGTGGGAAGCCACCGTAGGGTTAGGTTCGCCGATCTGATCGACTACGAGCGAGCATGCCGGCACGAGCAGAAAAAGGCTCTTGTTGATCTAAACGATGAAGCCAAACGGCTTGGGCTTGAATGA
- a CDS encoding UvrD-helicase domain-containing protein produces the protein MKNEWEPSKWGRIVSRSPKWLLVQDGICLTLLIDGDSHTVNVRDSASFSVRNGLLWASVTLKPAGSDAIQVGGLSKSGAANLRANFDDVLSEIRLREDTALLVRAHETMSDWLSKRRSVEDTAASQRRWLTHEMLNSLESERPQLDTARMRMLLRDGSLKARFGQRAIQLEQDLRDWGADIATAWQNLNSKHTDRELIECKELLDKVESKPLTPEQARAVVCFDNRVQVVASAGSGKTSTMVARAAYAIHRGIAKPEQIVMLAFNKKAAEELAERASQSFARLGMYDVPVKAFTFNALGLGIIGRATGKKPDIPQWAIDPADGLRKLADLIDGLKDSSLSFRAQWDLFRFVFKRDLPKPGESAPTAWDEQGRGMVLTADGTRVRSQEEALIANWLFYNGVNYRYEKSYVLDTADATHRQYRPDFYYPDIDLYHEHFALDARGNAPTHFDDYVSGVEWKRNLHLEQGTALIETTSHQVRTGTLFEHLERELTQRGIVLNPNPDRQIPKDGLKPMPAEELIGLVRAFIGHFKSNSMTPADLEERLDRLPTDAFKYRYRMFAALALPIIKAWDEALAAEGGIDFEDMLNLAAKYLEEGAIEEPYQLVMADEFQDSSRARARLCRALVQKKGRFFFAVGDDWQSINRFAGADISVMTGFRDWFGHGQVMKLEQTFRCPQELCDISSRFVSKNPAQLPKKVRSQTPAEGPVIQAYQVDGREQLADAIRQYVERLAERIQSGDVRPGRNGKVSIYVLGRYNADQQYVPRITSAAQKWVTVSFLTIHRSKGSEADFVILPEMISALRGRSFPNTRADDPVLGLAMPAGDNYPDSEERRLFYVALTRAKRSVALFSVRGQCSTFLNELEADGALRIQTSEGEPVQEETCPACRRGVIVQKTGPFGAFRSCSNFPDCRYKPKGTGQENLALRQKAIPSRTTPG, from the coding sequence ATGAAGAACGAGTGGGAGCCATCGAAATGGGGACGCATTGTTTCCCGGTCGCCAAAGTGGCTGCTGGTTCAGGACGGCATATGCCTGACCCTCCTAATCGATGGAGATTCTCACACGGTCAATGTCCGCGACTCTGCATCATTCTCGGTGAGAAACGGCCTACTGTGGGCCAGCGTCACGCTGAAGCCTGCCGGCTCGGATGCCATTCAGGTCGGCGGACTGTCCAAGAGCGGGGCAGCAAACCTGCGAGCCAATTTCGATGATGTCCTGAGCGAGATCCGCCTCAGGGAAGATACCGCCCTGCTGGTTCGCGCTCACGAGACCATGAGCGATTGGCTTAGCAAACGCAGATCGGTGGAGGACACGGCGGCGTCACAAAGGCGCTGGCTGACGCACGAGATGTTAAATTCTCTGGAGAGTGAACGGCCTCAACTGGATACGGCCAGGATGAGAATGCTGCTGCGTGATGGTTCGCTGAAAGCCCGGTTCGGCCAGAGAGCCATCCAGCTGGAACAGGACTTGCGGGACTGGGGCGCCGACATCGCTACAGCATGGCAAAACCTGAACTCCAAACACACAGACAGAGAGCTCATCGAGTGCAAAGAGCTGCTCGACAAGGTCGAAAGCAAACCACTGACACCAGAGCAGGCGCGAGCCGTCGTCTGCTTCGACAATCGAGTGCAGGTGGTCGCCTCTGCGGGCTCTGGTAAAACCTCCACAATGGTAGCTAGAGCGGCTTACGCGATCCATCGAGGTATCGCCAAGCCCGAACAGATCGTCATGCTCGCGTTCAATAAGAAGGCTGCCGAAGAACTTGCAGAACGGGCCAGCCAATCGTTTGCGCGTCTGGGCATGTATGATGTCCCCGTGAAGGCTTTCACGTTCAACGCTCTGGGTCTTGGAATCATCGGTAGGGCCACCGGAAAGAAGCCAGATATCCCGCAGTGGGCAATCGATCCTGCGGATGGCCTGCGCAAGCTCGCTGACTTGATCGACGGTTTGAAAGACAGCTCTTTGAGCTTTCGCGCGCAGTGGGACCTGTTTCGCTTTGTCTTCAAACGGGATTTGCCGAAACCTGGCGAGTCCGCGCCGACCGCGTGGGACGAGCAAGGCAGGGGAATGGTTCTCACGGCTGACGGGACACGCGTGCGCAGCCAGGAAGAAGCGCTCATTGCGAACTGGCTTTTCTACAACGGGGTCAATTACAGGTATGAAAAATCCTATGTCTTGGACACGGCGGATGCGACGCACCGGCAATACCGTCCAGATTTCTATTATCCCGACATAGACCTCTATCACGAGCATTTCGCGCTTGATGCGCGAGGCAACGCCCCTACCCATTTCGACGATTATGTCTCAGGCGTGGAATGGAAGCGAAACCTGCATTTAGAGCAGGGCACCGCGCTGATCGAGACGACCTCGCACCAGGTGCGCACGGGAACCTTATTTGAGCATCTCGAAAGGGAACTCACCCAACGGGGCATCGTGCTCAACCCAAATCCCGACAGACAGATCCCCAAGGATGGTCTGAAGCCTATGCCTGCAGAGGAACTGATAGGCTTGGTCCGGGCGTTCATCGGCCATTTTAAAAGCAATAGCATGACTCCGGCAGACCTAGAGGAACGCTTGGATAGACTGCCCACGGATGCCTTTAAGTATCGCTATCGGATGTTTGCCGCACTCGCTCTCCCCATCATCAAAGCTTGGGACGAAGCGCTTGCGGCGGAAGGCGGCATCGACTTTGAAGACATGCTCAATCTCGCAGCCAAATACCTTGAAGAGGGTGCTATTGAAGAACCGTATCAACTTGTGATGGCGGATGAGTTTCAGGATTCGTCCCGGGCGCGAGCCCGACTTTGCCGGGCCTTAGTGCAGAAGAAGGGGCGCTTCTTCTTCGCCGTTGGCGATGATTGGCAATCCATCAACCGATTTGCGGGGGCCGACATCTCTGTCATGACGGGCTTCCGCGACTGGTTCGGCCATGGCCAGGTCATGAAACTCGAGCAGACATTCCGCTGCCCGCAAGAACTGTGTGATATTTCCAGCCGGTTCGTGTCCAAGAACCCTGCCCAGCTCCCGAAGAAGGTACGCTCACAAACGCCTGCTGAAGGGCCTGTTATACAAGCCTATCAGGTGGATGGACGAGAGCAACTGGCGGACGCCATCCGCCAGTATGTCGAGCGCTTGGCGGAACGCATCCAGTCTGGAGACGTCAGACCCGGCCGAAATGGCAAGGTGTCGATCTATGTCCTGGGTCGGTACAATGCCGATCAGCAATATGTGCCTCGCATTACGAGTGCCGCGCAGAAATGGGTAACGGTATCCTTCCTGACCATCCACCGGTCTAAAGGCAGCGAGGCGGACTTTGTCATCCTGCCCGAAATGATCAGCGCGTTGAGAGGGCGTAGCTTTCCCAACACGCGTGCGGATGATCCGGTCTTAGGTTTGGCAATGCCAGCCGGAGACAACTACCCCGACAGTGAGGAGCGGCGGCTGTTCTATGTGGCCCTCACACGTGCCAAACGCTCCGTTGCACTGTTCAGCGTGCGGGGACAGTGCTCAACATTCTTGAATGAACTTGAGGCGGACGGTGCGCTGAGAATTCAGACTTCAGAGGGCGAGCCGGTGCAGGAGGAAACCTGCCCAGCATGCCGGCGGGGCGTTATTGTCCAAAAAACCGGCCCTTTTGGCGCCTTCCGATCATGCTCCAATTTTCCGGACTGTCGCTATAAGCCAAAGGGTACCGGGCAGGAAAATCTCGCTCTACGCCAAAAAGCCATTCCCAGCAGGACCACGCCTGGTTAA
- a CDS encoding ParA family protein yields MPVITVANPKGGAGKSTAALVLATSLAQQGASVIILDCDPNRAIEGWRAGASKNPVIVDGGITESTITTKLDEYRKKYQFVFVDLEGTASRLMSRALARAQLVIIPIQASPPDAELAARAIHLIREEEQAFEKTIPHRVLFTRTSPAIASKLETQITAQLKASEVPMFRNHLNERSAYKAMFFYQQDLEELDPRNVNGLPAARDNAFRLAEELVNLVIDARVAA; encoded by the coding sequence ATGCCGGTCATTACGGTGGCGAACCCCAAGGGTGGGGCCGGGAAGTCAACAGCGGCCCTCGTGCTCGCCACGTCGCTTGCCCAGCAGGGTGCGAGCGTCATTATTCTCGACTGCGATCCCAACAGGGCGATCGAGGGGTGGCGGGCAGGGGCCTCGAAGAACCCCGTCATCGTGGATGGTGGGATCACTGAGAGCACGATCACCACCAAGCTCGATGAATATCGCAAGAAGTATCAGTTCGTCTTTGTCGATCTGGAAGGCACCGCCAGTCGGCTCATGTCGCGTGCTCTTGCCCGGGCGCAGCTCGTGATCATTCCGATCCAGGCAAGCCCGCCTGACGCGGAACTCGCAGCGCGCGCAATCCATCTGATCCGTGAAGAAGAGCAGGCCTTCGAAAAGACCATCCCCCATAGGGTGCTGTTCACCCGGACCTCTCCGGCGATCGCCTCTAAGCTGGAAACGCAGATTACGGCTCAGTTGAAGGCAAGCGAGGTGCCGATGTTTCGCAATCATCTGAACGAGCGGTCCGCCTACAAGGCGATGTTCTTCTACCAGCAGGATCTGGAGGAGCTTGATCCGCGGAATGTGAATGGGCTGCCGGCAGCCCGGGACAATGCGTTCCGGCTTGCAGAGGAACTGGTCAATCTGGTCATTGATGCGAGGGTTGCGGCATGA
- a CDS encoding SH3 domain-containing protein, which produces MRKIAACIGVFLVALALFGREDEKPSAPYSAPQPAVVSPEQSPQAVASDQPGATTQPSIQAAPAETMYVTGSGVAFRAGPGTANSILDRFDKGREVMRVNMSADWSQVRDQLTQRTGWIATRFLSKSQPAREAPRQTKSQQPPQQQPRSVPAISDATIVQRIIAQSIERYSGSCPCPYSRDRRGRQCGKRSAYSKPGGYAPVCFAEDVSRDMIAAFRQQ; this is translated from the coding sequence ATGCGAAAGATCGCGGCTTGCATTGGAGTGTTCCTTGTCGCACTCGCCCTGTTTGGTCGGGAAGACGAGAAGCCCTCTGCGCCGTATTCTGCCCCACAGCCCGCAGTCGTATCGCCTGAGCAATCCCCGCAAGCCGTCGCCTCGGATCAGCCAGGTGCCACCACTCAACCCTCTATTCAGGCGGCACCCGCGGAGACGATGTATGTGACGGGCAGTGGAGTTGCCTTTCGCGCTGGTCCCGGCACTGCGAACTCGATTCTCGATCGCTTTGACAAGGGGCGTGAGGTGATGCGCGTGAACATGAGTGCAGACTGGTCGCAGGTGCGCGATCAACTGACACAGCGTACAGGATGGATAGCGACCCGCTTCTTGTCTAAAAGCCAGCCAGCGCGTGAAGCCCCTCGACAAACTAAGTCGCAACAGCCGCCGCAGCAGCAGCCTCGGTCCGTACCTGCCATATCGGACGCAACAATCGTCCAGCGGATCATCGCTCAATCGATCGAACGTTATTCCGGTTCCTGCCCATGCCCCTACAGCCGGGATCGTCGAGGTCGGCAATGCGGCAAGCGAAGTGCATATTCCAAGCCTGGTGGTTATGCGCCCGTCTGCTTTGCCGAAGATGTGTCCAGAGATATGATCGCGGCCTTTCGCCAGCAGTGA
- a CDS encoding CC0125/CC1285 family lipoprotein → MTFRHLALVAATTMILSGCQTQYQEMGATGGVTAAPITNDTYRISSRGNGFTDPTTIQDYSLLKAAEVTLAAGGTHFLVVTANDSTNRSVGSTPGTFQTNVYGNTAYTTYNPGVAYDIVKPGQDLIVQVLKLPGGAVSPPGSFDAQQVYNNISPRVIRPKK, encoded by the coding sequence ATGACTTTCAGGCACCTCGCCTTGGTCGCCGCCACAACCATGATTTTGTCCGGCTGCCAAACGCAATATCAGGAGATGGGTGCAACCGGAGGGGTCACCGCGGCCCCGATAACCAACGATACCTATCGCATCTCTTCACGGGGAAACGGGTTTACCGACCCAACCACAATTCAGGACTATAGCCTGTTGAAAGCTGCTGAAGTGACCTTGGCTGCCGGGGGCACCCACTTCCTCGTCGTGACGGCGAACGACTCGACAAATCGATCCGTGGGCTCGACCCCGGGAACCTTCCAGACGAATGTTTACGGCAACACAGCATACACCACCTATAACCCCGGCGTGGCCTACGACATTGTCAAACCCGGACAAGATCTGATCGTGCAGGTCCTGAAGCTTCCTGGCGGTGCAGTATCGCCGCCCGGTTCATTCGACGCCCAACAGGTCTATAACAACATCAGCCCCAGGGTGATCAGGCCCAAGAAATAG
- a CDS encoding ArdC family protein, whose product MKNSIYAEVTDKIIADLEKGDLTWLKPWNAGNTAGRITRPLRYNGLGYGGINVLMLWAAAIEAGYSSACWMTFKQARELGAHVRKGETGSMVVYAGTISREGDEDENEDKDKEEGEGVKQIPFLKTYTVFNVEQIEGLPEHYHEKPAPVIDPVERIAHVDQFFAATRAEIRHGGNRAYYSGSSDHVQMPCFESFRSGDAYCATLAHEMIHWTKHESRLDRDFGAKKRGDEAYAFEELVAELGAAFLCADLALTPEPGADHAAYIQSWLKVLKEDKRALFSAAAHAQRAVEFLQGLQSLAGTGEPPRKRRISFLGKNARPPTADT is encoded by the coding sequence ATGAAAAACAGTATTTACGCTGAAGTGACGGACAAGATTATTGCCGATCTGGAAAAGGGGGATCTGACCTGGCTAAAGCCGTGGAATGCCGGCAACACGGCCGGGCGGATCACAAGACCCTTGCGGTACAATGGGCTTGGCTATGGCGGCATCAATGTTCTGATGCTGTGGGCGGCGGCGATCGAGGCGGGGTATTCGTCTGCCTGCTGGATGACGTTCAAACAGGCCCGCGAGCTCGGCGCCCATGTGCGCAAGGGTGAGACGGGCAGCATGGTCGTCTATGCGGGGACCATCAGCCGGGAAGGGGATGAGGACGAAAACGAAGATAAAGACAAAGAGGAAGGAGAGGGGGTCAAGCAGATACCGTTTCTCAAAACCTACACGGTCTTCAACGTCGAACAGATCGAGGGACTGCCCGAGCATTATCATGAAAAGCCGGCGCCGGTGATCGACCCGGTTGAACGTATCGCACATGTGGATCAGTTCTTTGCAGCAACGCGTGCCGAAATCCGCCACGGCGGCAATCGGGCCTATTACAGCGGTTCAAGTGATCATGTTCAGATGCCATGTTTCGAGAGTTTCCGGAGCGGGGACGCCTATTGTGCAACGCTTGCGCATGAAATGATCCACTGGACGAAACATGAAAGCCGTCTTGATCGCGACTTCGGGGCAAAGAAACGGGGCGATGAGGCGTACGCGTTCGAGGAGCTCGTTGCTGAATTGGGTGCGGCCTTTCTATGCGCGGATCTGGCATTGACGCCGGAGCCCGGTGCCGATCATGCGGCCTATATCCAGAGCTGGCTCAAGGTACTGAAGGAGGACAAGCGTGCCCTATTCAGTGCCGCCGCCCATGCGCAGCGCGCGGTCGAGTTTCTGCAGGGTCTGCAGAGCTTGGCCGGAACAGGAGAGCCGCCGCGTAAGCGGCGGATTTCCTTTCTCGGCAAGAACGCGCGCCCGCCGACGGCGGACACCTAA
- a CDS encoding helix-turn-helix domain-containing protein, translating into MSKVDHHYTECGLMNVFISGIDVCVDDDGDEVVSIPAVNELHRVIAHGIVSHSKGMSGEELRFLRTEMGLTQTELANHVHRDKQSLGRWERGEIELDGSAEALIRRLAIEKLQLPDAGIDELSRRSVPSAVPQPIQISKVDNGGHAYELVAA; encoded by the coding sequence ATGAGTAAGGTTGATCATCACTACACAGAATGCGGGTTGATGAATGTGTTCATCAGCGGAATCGACGTATGCGTGGATGATGATGGCGATGAGGTCGTCAGCATCCCTGCTGTCAACGAATTGCATCGCGTGATTGCTCACGGAATCGTTAGCCATTCCAAGGGAATGAGCGGTGAGGAGCTGCGTTTCCTGCGAACGGAAATGGGGCTGACACAGACCGAATTGGCGAACCACGTGCATCGCGATAAGCAGTCGCTCGGTCGGTGGGAGCGTGGTGAAATAGAACTTGACGGCTCGGCCGAAGCACTGATCAGGAGGCTTGCGATCGAGAAGCTCCAGCTTCCTGATGCTGGGATCGATGAGCTCTCTCGCCGAAGCGTTCCTTCGGCGGTACCGCAGCCTATCCAAATCAGCAAAGTCGATAATGGCGGACATGCTTACGAGCTGGTTGCTGCCTAG
- a CDS encoding DUF4258 domain-containing protein: MATDKIRLISRNPALTLTYKLHARDRLSERGLIISDVLYALKNGFVYEKAIPATRAGYFRYRVECRTPNSGSRSIGVVVIPENQGYFLKVITVMWIDEFERVAGSIIGEEE, translated from the coding sequence GTGGCTACCGACAAAATCAGACTGATTTCTCGAAACCCGGCATTGACCCTAACGTATAAGCTACACGCCAGGGATCGCCTCTCCGAGCGTGGGCTTATCATATCCGACGTCCTGTACGCGCTGAAAAACGGGTTTGTCTATGAAAAGGCAATTCCTGCAACTCGCGCTGGGTATTTTCGATATCGGGTTGAGTGTCGGACACCAAACAGCGGAAGCCGTTCTATTGGTGTCGTCGTGATTCCAGAGAACCAAGGGTACTTTCTAAAAGTTATCACGGTCATGTGGATCGACGAGTTCGAGCGTGTAGCAGGCTCGATAATTGGAGAAGAAGAATGA
- a CDS encoding helix-turn-helix domain-containing protein — protein MSIQIMSQVWQNGPREPQNLLVLLALADMADDHGFCTPSLHLIAAKSRCNVKTLRHVLGLLRSAGFVEIGTREGDLEVNKYRVRIKALNSAKGLEVQS, from the coding sequence ATGAGCATCCAGATCATGAGCCAAGTATGGCAGAACGGACCTCGTGAGCCTCAAAACCTTCTCGTGCTGCTAGCGCTTGCGGACATGGCGGACGATCATGGTTTCTGCACCCCTAGCCTACATCTCATCGCCGCCAAGAGCCGCTGCAATGTTAAGACATTGCGCCATGTGCTGGGCCTTCTGAGGTCGGCGGGTTTCGTCGAGATTGGCACCCGCGAAGGTGATCTAGAGGTCAACAAGTATCGGGTGCGTATCAAAGCGCTGAACTCGGCAAAAGGTCTGGAGGTGCAGTCATGA
- the otnI gene encoding 2-oxo-tetronate isomerase, translating into MPKFAANLTMMFNEVPFLDRFAAAAECGFRAVEYLFPYDQPAEVVAERLQRAGLAQALFNMPPGDWTAGERGMAALPGREADFAQALDMAIDYAKVIGTPLLHMMAGVAPAADQTAIKTYRDNLKRAVDRTGEAGIGLVIEPINGRDMPGYFLNDFERAIDFISDMDASHLKLQFDVYHRQILHGDVIMALRQMAPLIGHIQIASVPDRHEPTTGELDDRRIFAAIDAIGYQGYVGCEYRPADGTLEGLGWMARL; encoded by the coding sequence ATGCCGAAATTTGCCGCCAATCTAACGATGATGTTCAACGAGGTCCCCTTTCTCGACCGCTTCGCGGCGGCGGCAGAATGCGGCTTCAGGGCGGTCGAATACCTCTTTCCCTACGACCAGCCGGCAGAGGTCGTCGCCGAAAGGCTGCAAAGGGCCGGTCTCGCCCAGGCGCTCTTCAACATGCCACCCGGCGACTGGACGGCCGGCGAGCGCGGCATGGCGGCGCTTCCCGGACGGGAGGCGGATTTTGCACAAGCTCTCGACATGGCGATCGACTATGCGAAGGTCATCGGCACGCCGCTGTTGCATATGATGGCGGGTGTTGCACCAGCCGCCGATCAGACCGCGATCAAGACCTATCGCGACAACCTGAAGCGCGCCGTCGACCGCACGGGAGAGGCCGGCATCGGCCTTGTCATCGAGCCGATCAACGGCCGTGACATGCCGGGCTATTTCCTCAACGACTTCGAGCGTGCCATCGACTTCATCAGCGATATGGATGCAAGTCATCTCAAACTGCAATTCGACGTCTATCACCGGCAGATTTTGCATGGCGACGTGATCATGGCACTCCGGCAGATGGCACCTCTGATCGGCCACATCCAGATTGCCTCGGTGCCCGACCGCCATGAACCGACAACCGGTGAACTCGACGACCGCAGGATCTTCGCCGCAATCGACGCCATCGGCTATCAGGGTTACGTCGGCTGTGAATACCGGCCGGCCGACGGCACCCTCGAAGGACTAGGCTGGATGGCCAGACTTTGA